TTCAGCTTAATTATATTGTAATAATTTGTTTTCGCCTTTCTCTTCACTAGAAAGACATCGCAACAATTTCCTTCATAACCAAAATACTTCTCCTTTGTCTTTCTCTTTTATATAAAGACATTGCAAGTATTCCCTTCATAATTAAAATACTTCGCCTTTGATAACTAAAATATCTCGCCATTGTCTTCCTCTTTATTAGAAAAAAATTGCAcgtatttctttaataaatacatgcaaAAAGTTCTCATTTGTGATTATAAATTCGCTTTTATTATGTAACAACTAGTGAGGACTTACCTCCTCGAGCGTTCGTTCCTTCCATCTTAGTCGCCCCCAGTACTTGCCACGATACTGAAAAAGATGTCTTCTATTATTCGACTTctttaaaaattttggttttgattgcatGCTAGGCGTCACATTAGCCGCCCCCGGTATCTATAGAGATATTCCCTAATAGAAAAGACGCCCTCATGTGAAGCAACGACTATATCTACTATATCTAGATCCTCACTTGCTAGAATGATCTGAGCTGGTGGTATCTTTTCCGTTGCCATCTTATTTCTGGGTTCATGGCACCGTGCTTAATGAAGTGGTATTATGCTGACATTGCATAATAATCTCCAACACGTGAGGCTTGACAAGTGTCACAAGTCTATATGCTTTATTATTAGACCCATAGCCAACGTGTTAATCCTGTCTTTATAACACTTCCATCAGATCCTTGGTGGATCTTATTAACTCCACCACTTGAGTCATAAGCCCACGTGTTAATATTTCTATATATATCACAGAAAAGACACGTCCCCTCATGATTCCATAAGTGACCAGCTTGGTATAATATCAGCGTTTTGCACTCTCTGCGTACTCCAGCGACAACCTCTAGGGCCAGTAAGAATCCGGTTCCTTGTAAAATTAAGAACTTGGCTTTCTTTGAGACTTCGTTCTTATCAAACTCTGAGCCTTTATTGCTTGTATACCACTGTTCCTTTCATTATATAGATATGGAAGAACAATGGTCGTAATATCACATCTGAAGCTGTCCTCTTCTTGCTAACTTCCCTGGATCTAGTATGCATATATACCCCTTTACTAGATATATATATGAACTTTTTACTCCATCCATTATAAAAGAATTTATCCTTCACTTGTGAGAAACACTTCTGATATTGCAATTCCGTCCTGATTACGGCGTTCGCGGACGATATCTCTAAATGGCACTCCGACAAATGTCGGTCCTTCGAGGCGTACTGCTAGGATGCGCGTGGGTGGTCGTAGGTCTTATATTGCCAGACGTCCTGCATCCATAAGTGATTTTTCCTCTTCTCTCTTGAGTGGAACCACATTGCACAATGTCGAGCCTTCCATTTGTAATGCAACCACTGAGACAAAGACTCCACTTCCCATAATTATAAGTGACGATGAATCCGATATTGGACACACTCCTGCTGacagtatttttttttatcattggaGTACACTTCAGCCACTCCGGCTCGCAAGCCAACACCTTCACCTCGCCTGCTGTTACGTGACGATCATTTCTTACCTATTTTGTATGAACCAAATTGAGAAGGTATTGCTTTTGGGGACTCTGTTGTGACTTGTGAGAGATCTAGACGTCGCTCGTGGCCTGCACACACGCTATATTAATCCATGACAAATATAACGTCATTGTGGATCCTCTCTTCACGTACCAAGCATGTCTGGCTTGATAAGTTCACCCACTCCCGTTCAGGCTAAATGGACCATGTCTGGCTTGATAAGTTCACGCTCCTTGTCTATCCCTCCCAGCCGTATAGTAATGATGATCATTATTAGTAATATAACGATCATAATAGCCGTCATCATGGTGATCATGGCTCCGATTATCGTCCCTGGCATTCTCATCTCTTCCTTCGTTACTTTGGCTACACCGTCAATGATCGTCAAGAGTTTCGTTCCATCTGCGTGGGTTGTCTTGCTCTCGGTGATGGTGTGATCTCTCACTCCCGGAACGAGGGATAGCTGTTTCTTCGATCTCCTTTCTTTTCTCTAACGCAATCTTAAGCCGTTTATTCTCTCTTTCAAACTCTTGCAAACGCTCCCTTACTGTCAGGTCGATAGGCGTTACCTGTGGTCTGTTAACCTGTGCAACCCGTGGGTTACTAACTCGAGCAGCTGGCGGGATATTAGCTTGCACGGTTTGTGAGACATTGACTTGAGAAGCAGATTGGACATTAGCCGGTTCAGCTAATGGACTGTTAACTTGAGAACGTACTCCTCTGTTAGCGATGTCTTCTTGTCGTCATTCATGGATGCTCGGGTGCTGTTCTTGAAACCCTCCTTGATGATGGAAACTTATGCTAGTGGTAGGAGGTGGCGACCTACGCATTGAAATGTAGTTCTCCCTGATTCTTGGAAAAGATCACTCTGAACGAGATCGAAAAGCCGATGCCGACAATGATGTCTCTCTCCCGTCCCTTTCATCATAGTCTCCTTGGACAGCAACACTCCTCGGAGTCCGAGGGTCTTcttgttgattcaacaaaattctGATGGGTACATCTGTATCCATTTCAAGTTGATTTGCTTCTGACATATTCATAcgtttttcttttaacttggctTTTAACAACTTTGGCAGAACTTTCAGCGACTTTTTTGGATCTTCTGCAACTCCAAAAATGTTTAGAAAGTCTATGGATCTTCTGCAACTTTATGGATACATGGTGAAACTTTCCGCAACTTTTAGAAAGGTCCAGAACTTCCTGTAACTTTCTGGGAAGGTTTGAAACCTTATGAAACTTTCTGGAAAGGTTGTGAAACCTTCTGCAACTTTCTGGAAATGTTATGAAACCTTCTGCAACTTTTTGTAAGGTTGTGAAACCTTCTGCAACTTTCTGCTCACAATGActtcgaaaccctagtttcgaAAATCATTTGAGAATGACTTCTATCAACTGGGGAGCACGATCTTTTCTTCGTAGTCctcttagtcggcgccaaaagatgttggtgcaaaaattgatcaccccaacaatcttcgagatgcgTGAAAGTTGAACCAATCACTACCGTTGATGAAGAATCTCCAAAGAATTGATGAAAAgaggtgggggtacctgcaaaaacactctgatgctaaagtcaacggatgttctatgcaagtgtATTGTGGTGAAAGGAATAGAATTATGTAccttttgatttgagattttgcctctatatataggcagaaaatagatgtagctttagggttttgatagttaTCCAAATAACCTCTCTCATCCGTATaaatcccaaataacaaccagattcatgataaactctaatatttatcataatcttcacttatcccaaataattattatcttgaattaTAACTACTTCAGATAAATATCCTCTTTTATCaggatttatcttaaataatatttaataataaCTATTTCATGAAAATCTTAACCTCTTTTATTAAGATCTTTTAACCCATGGACTTTTGGGCTTCAATAACAAGCCAAGTGGGTTTCTACAATAAATCGAATTGGGCTTCCATATTAAGCCAAGtgagtttccataataaacccacctgtttccataataaaccaaatccaggcttccataataagccttgtgggtttccataacaaacccaccagTTTTCATAATAAACCAAATTCAGGCTTccgccttgtgggtttccataacaaaccttccggtttccataataaaccgacCGTTTCCATAATAAATCGGATTTAAGTTTCCATTATAAGCCTCATGTGATACGCCCGTACcctattttaatagggtacaaacactATGCAAACTCTATCGATAGATGCTATGCAAGGAGCAGGTTCAGCAGCGCAGACACGTCCTTCTCTGCCCATGTTTGGTGATGCTGTTAACGAAGATGTGGGTGCTAGAGCTACAGAGGTTTCTCCTGAAGCGATTCTTCTTGAAAGGCCTCGACCTCCTGGTTCGTTTTCCTCTTCCTCCTAACTCTTCCTTCTCTATTTTACggttttattattaatatttgcataacaatCCCTTTACTGCAGTTTCATTATCTTATCTAATTTGATTATCAAATTGGATTCGATCGTAGGTTGTAACATTTATGGGTTTAGTTGTTAACTTTTGAAAAATCCTAATATTGATTCATAATATTTATCATAAAATTTAGGATTTATCATCTTAATTGGGGAGAACCATAAAAATCCTAATTGAATACAAAGTTGAAATCATAATAATAAATTTTCTGAGGTTGATTTTGCTGGTGTTTTGTTGTGCTTTAGATTTGGATCTTCTTTTGGAATCAGCACCCTGTGAAAAGATTATCCAATTTAGGTGCTCTTATCCATCAATCGTTTTTCGGACGAATACACAATCAATTTATTAGGTATTGAGTATTTTGGAAGTTGATTATAAGCACATATCTGTAAACAGAGCACAACTCTCGATTCACCGATTCTTCTCTGTTAGACCACATATTTTATTCTCCTTAAGCTGATACTATCAGCAATATATCCTTATAACCATTTAGTTAAGGGCTTTAGTTTTTATTTATTCCTAAACCTTCTTCATTATTTGTTTCCTGACATCCTATAAGATTTCTAGAATGTTATATGTTGGAAACCTTGATATCATTGTTTTGGAGCACTCTGTCTGAAACTTGTTACCTATTATATCTATCCAGCGAAAGCACATTCTAACCTAGGAATAATTCTGTTATTCAATCCTTGTTATGTTATCTGTTATCATCTTGTTTGATACAGAAGTTTTTGTCTCTATACCAGACTTACAAATTACCTATGTAGTATTATGTGTAAGGAAGTTAGGAAGAAAATGCTCACCTTATGTCATTTACAATAGGAAGAAAATGCTCACCTTATGTCATTTACAAGACTTTTGATTTACAAGGTTATTTGCCAGACAGAGTTCTGTTTCGGTTTTAAAAAACTGAATGCGTAAGAAGGGATGTAAAAACCTAAGACCACCTGTTGGTTTATTATCAAATCGAGTTCCTTTTTGTTGCTTTATGGCCTTGGGTTTAACCTTTGTGCACCTAGATCTTTGGATGAATTAGTTTAAAATCTTGATATTTCTAAACTTGCCGTAGTTGATGAGTTAAATTTGTTTTTCAGTCTTCTCAATGTTATTTTAtacttctattttttttctcgatcttgtatcagTTTCTTTATCTATTCCACAAAATATTTTGTCTTGTCAATAAATGAAATCTTAGTTACTAATATGGTTAAGCACTAAGCACAGGTAGCACAGATGATACCAAGGTTCCAGGTAGTCGCTTGTCAAATTTCAGAGGTGATATGCGGTGTTGGACCTGTGGTAAGAAGCGTGATCACTTGACACCCAATTGTCGTTATAGGGATATTGCTGTCCGACCTGAGAGTTACAAGGATCCTGCTGTCCCACCTGAGAGTTACAAGGATCCTGCTGTCCCGCCTGAGAGTTACAGTGGGTACGGTTATGGCAATCTCATCCTTAAGAATCAAATGGGGACTCCTAGGGCAAATTAGAATTAAAGAAGAAGCCTTTGCCAGCAAATTAGGATTAAAGAAGAAGGCTTTGCCTCATTTGTAAATCCTAAAATCTCAAGAGTTGGGTGTTACTTTAATACTTCTTGTTTATTTTGTTGTCTGCTAGGAGAGACTTTAATACTTTGTTTCTAATCACTTTCAGAGTGTATCTATTTGCTACTATGCTTCTGTTATACTCATCCTgcttttttatttggtgtgcttAATTTATTTTTACACTGACGAAAATATGGGAAAGCTTGGAGGCTTCAATGGGCTCccttttctttttcccattattCAGGTTTACGTCCCGGCTAAATTGACCATGGCGGGGTTTTAGGCCCCAGTTGATTTGACCGGACGATTAACCTAATTATGACTAATTTTAACATGGGATCTACGTTTGACGTTGGATTTTCTAATCCACAGCCCTAATTTAACTAGATCAACAGGGCATCGGGACCGCACACCCCCACTAATTTATAGGCTCAACCATCTAGATTCTAACATTATCGTCGCTTATTTCGGCGTAGGGATTGGAATTTAACCTTTTCTTACCTCCTTCTTGGAACTTGATTAGAAATTAAGCAGTTTAGAATATGTTCTTGTGTTTCACTTTGGCAAGTTACTCATTTGTCACTAATGGTGTCTGAATATAGTCATTCAGCAATTCTGGTCAATATGTTTATGTTTTAAAATTTTCTCAACGTAAATATTGAAGAGGAATAATGTCATCATATGTCTCAAGATGATCAATATTCCGCATTTCAGTATTTTAGTATAAATGGAACTCGGTGTTTTCCTTTTTggatgtttttgtttttagttattCGAAGATACGATTGTTTTTCTTTTGGATACAGTTATTCAACAGTTGTGATAATGGAAGAATGACGATGGTGAAACTAAATTAGTAAACTGTATAGAATATTGGGCATAAAACGTAAACTAACAtgcataataattaataaaagagATCCACCTTATTCCAATACTAAGTTGAAGCACGTTGATTGTATTCCATGCCCAAGATGATCAATATATATAGCATTTCAGTATAAATGGGATTGTCTTCTTCTTGGTCAATTGCAAAGGAGATTAGTGATGGTAACAAATGAATGATGACGGTGAAACTAAATAACATCCACCTGAATTTTCTGCATACGTAAATAAACCTGAACAATATGAGAGAAACAAGTGATTCATAAATCTCAAGCATTGTGGATATACATTTTTTTAAAAGAGAAATGAATGCTTTTGTTTCGCACATCACCGCTCCTTGTTCCCTTGATCATCGCACAAATATATGTTACTTGAAATGAGGGCACACCACATCTCAATTTTGTTGCCTTCGTTACCTTGGACTTTTGTGAAGCAGCAGCTCTGGAAAACACATTTGGCACATCTTAGAGCAAAGGAAACCACTTATGTGAGTGTATGTTCTGATagaaaataattacactcctcATTGTTTATGGATATTATCTTTACCATAGAGAAGTGATATTGTTTCATAACTTATTCTCCCATAGGTCGCTCAAACCTCCGTTTCTTGAAACGAGGGTTTGTCtttgttttagttgtttaataACATAAAATGGTTGGAGTTTTGAAAATTTTGTAAAACATATTTCTCTAAGTTTCTTGTTTTTTGTGTAAGCATTATATTTTCACTGAAAAATTTGGGTTCGGTTTGAGGACTTTTGTATCATTTTTCTTGCGTTATTTGTTTTTTGACAACATAAAATGGTCAGagttttgaaaattttataaaaCATACTTATTAATACGTTGTTTATAATTTATTGTCAAGAGATGGATGTTAATCAGCTGAGACTTGCTGGCCTTCAAGCTAGACACAAACAATATACAGAAATGCTCATCAATGTGCGcaagtacataaaaaaaatgaCGAGCGTAATGTTCATTTAAGGCGAAAGATGGAAGTTGTTTTCCTCATGTATGATGAGTCTCAACGTGAATGGAGTAAATACAACCGATATACCTAGAACAAGTTTTTGATGAGGCTCTAGCGCACGCCTCTTCTTCGAAGAAAATTTCAAAAACTCTGTTTGATGCTTTTCTAAAGGTAATACGAGTTTGAAGTATTATTTTATGtaacaatatttatttctttGTTGCATGCCTATGTTCACTCATAGTTGTCTACTAAATAATCAAATTTATGCATAATTATTATGTTTCTCTTAGGGAGGTTGGTCCATGTTGTGCTTGTTTTTTTATTTCCTTACAGTAACTTCCATTGTCATTTGTGCAATGAGTTTATAAACTATAAACTGGTGTTAAAAGTTACCACATGAGATCTCTTTTAGATTCTAGTTGCTATAAGTCACATTTACTCATGTTTTACTTTCTTGTCATAATTGTGAAGTGTAACGAGTTTTATTCTCAGTTGATTGTATGATTATTCTTAGTTGACTATATACTATATGATTCATTTTAAGTTATTAGTTGAGCATTTGTAGTAGTAACTTGAAAACTTGAATTAGGATAGTCAAAAGTTGATCTCAATTCTTGAGTGAGctcattcttttttcttttctttgttctgcGTTTCGATTAAATAAATGATTGCAtgtacatatttttttatattacatTTGAACATTGCTCAAAACTTTGCTTGTTTGTCTGTATAGGTAGTAGAAAAGTTCAACCAcatcaatgtttttttttttttttttacatatttctAACTATTAAGAtaagatgaaaatgaaattacGTTAGAggtttttaaattaaaaagttcaAATTGAACAAATATTTTCAAAAAGTTAAATTAGAGTTTAAATCTATCctacaaaaacaaatgtgtttttCATCATCCGACGATTTTAAAAGGGCTTGTTACATGGTGGACCCGGaaaagcgtgaaaattaagcgtaataaaaacgcgggcctacagtaataccgcaagtgcacggtcgtcggttgtagctcgtgcaagtacgggtcgatccacagagacagggtgtgttttgtagtgttctagctattttgggttctagttgctattgggctttgagtaccctttgagtaaattgggcttaatgggtttgtttttaacaataaaatggctttggttttgaatttgggcctttgagttctttgggaatgaactgtgaactaggctttggccttaaacttaggcttgggctgaactgggcctcagaggcttttgggagctaggcctcagttatgtacacagtagactgggcttaacttcacccaatgatgaaatgggcttcaacttttggttcaaaactgggcttcagtttgtacaaacaatggacagtgggcttagaactgagaactgagcttgggctcagtgttgaagtgagctttggagcagcagcagacagggAAAAGGaaggaaagcaatgcagcagtgcaaggcaagtgcacagcagcaggggaaagaacAGAGTTGCTGGCTAGGAAGCAGCTGCAACAGCAGCTGGAGCAGAGGCACAGCAGCActagcagtttgcaaggcagtggaagaaaacagcagcaacagggttgcagcagcagcagcacaaggcaaagaggaaggaaagcagcagtaaCAGGGTGGAggaagaaaaacagtggccaatggccaaagatggaagcaaaacagaaaacaaaagaacagccaagaactaaacaaagcaaatactagacagcaaagaaagatgacaatacaaaccaaggcctaaggccaagggaagggatgtggagatagctaaggaaaatgaataagaaaaagaaacaaagccaagtcaatggctctaggcattcttccagagtgggaagagaactagcttgctcattgtcactagtgagcactagtttctccccactactcaatcaacacagtgcatcctaagcatacaaaaatggaatggcaagataatcagcttgctcaactgatgtgctcctagcattgactgtcttttgacagtacaatcaatcttaagcacagttgagcactgatttcttccattactcaatcaattcagtgcttcaaaggcttctagcctagcattccatcacttcacatgtatcacataacaggtacattaacattacatggaactaaacatggcactaacatgacattaaaattaaacaggaactgaacatgcattaacattaagattaacatggaattaacaacaaaacaaacacacaacagtaaaataaaattgaaataaaaatttctactaaacctaacaaaaattgaaacatgcacaaacattaaacatcaaaacaggaaCTGAAACAAGACAGAATTTTAACATGCAATAAACTGAAATTGAagcaggaattgaaattgaaaattaaatttaaatctacaaatacaaaacagggaagaaaaatctacccaagagaaactggctagtccagccctcatggggatacactgtcTAGTCCAGAGATATCCATTACAcccaccacagtcccctttttatacccaattacatgattagggtttacacccttttcacccaaaaatcccaaaacagtagacattagggttctacctaatgtgacagaaaatcacagttaaattcaattacctaccctatatcacccactttatcttctccatgctctatctcaacctaattaggatttatgtaaaaacccccaaattgacagaactagggtttggtaaattcttac
This genomic interval from Papaver somniferum cultivar HN1 unplaced genomic scaffold, ASM357369v1 unplaced-scaffold_154, whole genome shotgun sequence contains the following:
- the LOC113336727 gene encoding uncharacterized protein LOC113336727, which gives rise to MQTLSIDAMQGAGSAAQTRPSLPMFGDAVNEDVGARATEVSPEAILLERPRPPGSTDDTKVPGSRLSNFRGDMRCWTCGKKRDHLTPNCRYRDIAVRPESYKDPAVPPESYKDPAVPPESYSGYGYGNLILKNQMGTPRAN